Proteins encoded within one genomic window of Candidatus Neomarinimicrobiota bacterium:
- a CDS encoding metalloregulator ArsR/SmtB family transcription factor, with product MKRRRDPFQAIADPTRRAILVLLVSQTMTAGAIAAHFDTARPTVSKHLQILTECDLLEQEQDGREIHYQLNPDKMKEIADFIEPFRQLWENRFNKLEAMMKDYSG from the coding sequence ATGAAACGCAGAAGAGACCCATTTCAGGCTATTGCAGACCCGACCCGACGAGCAATTCTGGTTCTGCTCGTATCCCAGACGATGACAGCCGGCGCAATAGCCGCCCATTTTGACACCGCACGCCCGACTGTCTCAAAGCACCTGCAAATACTTACCGAGTGCGACTTGCTTGAGCAGGAGCAGGACGGCAGGGAAATCCACTATCAGCTGAATCCCGACAAAATGAAAGAAATAGCCGACTTTATTGAGCCGTTCCGGCAATTGTGGGAGAACAGGTTCAATAAACTGGAAGCCATGATGAAAGATTATTCCGGTTGA
- a CDS encoding antibiotic biosynthesis monooxygenase, which translates to MYGLIGKITAKAGKRDALIAILIEGASNMPGCLSYIVSKDADNEQGIWVTEVWESKESHKASLQLPSVQEAMSRGRPLIEDFEDQIEIEPVGGHGLVSTDSE; encoded by the coding sequence ATGTACGGATTGATAGGGAAAATAACGGCCAAAGCCGGCAAGCGAGATGCCCTGATCGCAATCCTGATTGAAGGGGCATCCAACATGCCCGGCTGCCTGAGCTATATCGTCTCCAAAGATGCAGATAACGAGCAGGGGATCTGGGTTACCGAAGTCTGGGAGAGCAAGGAGAGCCATAAGGCTTCCCTTCAGCTTCCCTCAGTTCAGGAGGCGATGAGCAGAGGACGACCGTTAATCGAAGATTTCGAAGACCAAATTGAGATAGAACCCGTGGGTGGACACGGGTTGGTATCCACGGACAGCGAATGA
- a CDS encoding DUF1697 domain-containing protein, translating to MPTYIALFRGINVGGRHRIKMADLRSLLEDLGLEDVNSYIQSGNVVFRSKKVDTSELSEQISAAIAENYDFKPNVFILEKKKFIRAMEANPFPDAESDDRRLHLTFLEAEPENPDMDGLREVKKESEEYELKGQKFYLYAPEGIGRSKLANKAEKLLGVSTTSRNWRTMGKIREMAEELM from the coding sequence ATGCCCACTTATATCGCACTATTCCGCGGAATTAACGTCGGCGGCAGACACCGTATCAAGATGGCGGATCTCCGTTCGCTTTTGGAGGATCTCGGCCTCGAAGACGTGAACAGCTACATCCAAAGCGGGAACGTGGTGTTTCGGAGTAAGAAAGTCGATACCTCAGAGCTCTCGGAGCAAATCAGCGCCGCAATCGCTGAAAACTATGATTTCAAGCCGAACGTATTCATCCTGGAAAAGAAGAAATTCATCCGGGCCATGGAGGCCAATCCGTTCCCGGATGCGGAATCCGATGACCGGCGGCTGCATCTCACCTTCCTGGAGGCGGAACCGGAAAACCCGGATATGGATGGGCTTCGTGAGGTAAAGAAGGAGTCTGAAGAATATGAATTGAAAGGACAGAAATTTTATCTTTACGCCCCGGAGGGTATCGGTCGCTCGAAGCTCGCAAATAAGGCAGAGAAATTACTTGGCGTTTCCACCACCAGCCGGAACTGGCGCACCATGGGGAAAATCCGGGAGATGGCGGAAGAGCTGATGTGA
- a CDS encoding DUF6157 family protein: protein MHTTNYYNTFIEVAEDCPVEESEIPPLRKKKSAVRIQYELISEHPYRFTSDDVIFVVHAEKNDIPEEQRPNAREKFFSNGRACLRSSSLGKRYGWGTHHDADGTVAIYPMESAEYAEFANDEGLDHIKAMRSSRKD from the coding sequence ATGCACACAACCAACTACTACAATACATTCATTGAGGTGGCGGAAGATTGTCCCGTTGAAGAATCTGAAATCCCGCCGTTGCGGAAGAAAAAGTCTGCCGTCCGTATCCAGTACGAGCTGATCTCGGAGCATCCGTATAGATTCACCTCGGACGACGTTATCTTCGTCGTTCATGCTGAGAAAAACGACATTCCGGAGGAGCAAAGACCGAACGCCCGGGAAAAATTCTTCTCAAACGGACGCGCATGCCTGCGATCTTCCTCGCTGGGAAAACGCTACGGTTGGGGCACGCATCACGACGCAGACGGCACGGTCGCCATCTATCCGATGGAATCGGCAGAATACGCCGAATTTGCGAATGACGAAGGCCTCGATCATATTAAAGCGATGCGATCCAGCCGGAAGGATTAA
- a CDS encoding SRPBCC domain-containing protein produces the protein MDHELTLTVSKTIDAPRADVWRALTDKELIQQYFYGTEAESDWEEGSPITFTGTWEGEKYVDKGTIIEKKRERLLKFSYLSSMSGLEDQPENYAEITYRLEKENGKTILSVTQQGFKDKEAYDHSTQGWEEVLGNLKALVEGLRN, from the coding sequence ATGGATCACGAACTGACACTGACGGTTTCCAAAACCATCGATGCGCCCAGGGCGGACGTCTGGCGTGCATTAACTGATAAGGAATTGATTCAGCAGTACTTTTACGGCACCGAAGCCGAATCCGACTGGGAGGAGGGCAGTCCCATCACCTTCACCGGCACCTGGGAAGGTGAGAAATACGTGGACAAGGGTACCATCATCGAAAAGAAACGAGAGCGTCTACTCAAATTCAGTTATCTGAGCTCCATGTCCGGGTTGGAAGACCAACCGGAAAACTACGCGGAGATTACCTATCGACTGGAGAAGGAAAATGGAAAAACGATCCTGTCTGTCACACAACAAGGGTTCAAAGACAAGGAAGCCTACGACCATTCCACGCAGGGATGGGAGGAGGTGCTGGGGAATTTGAAGGCGTTGGTGGAAGGACTGCGAAACTGA
- a CDS encoding AraC family transcriptional regulator, protein MVQPKQEEPRGILNEAKGLEHFRLYRYLPSPELSPFVENYWSVQWDLRGNEPFTQDVLSHPSIDLVFERGNTWIWGVVTGKFTRVIEGKGKVLGVKFCPGGFYPFYGKPVASFTDDVLPFREAFDEDLASLESSILSIGETAQMAEAGESFLMRHFPEGDPKAIAAGRIVAQIQEDTSILRVEDLAEKVNRSTRTLQRQFRRYIGVSPKWVIQRYRLHEAAEKMANGRADHWPALAVDLGYFDQAHFIRDFKTIVGQTPAEYAKTL, encoded by the coding sequence ATGGTACAGCCAAAACAGGAAGAGCCCCGCGGTATTCTGAACGAGGCAAAGGGATTAGAGCATTTCCGGTTGTATCGGTATTTGCCGTCCCCGGAGTTATCGCCCTTCGTGGAGAACTACTGGAGCGTCCAGTGGGATCTCCGGGGGAATGAGCCATTCACGCAGGATGTTCTGTCGCATCCGTCGATTGATCTGGTCTTCGAACGCGGGAACACGTGGATCTGGGGCGTGGTCACCGGCAAGTTTACCCGGGTGATCGAGGGGAAAGGCAAGGTGTTAGGCGTCAAATTTTGTCCCGGCGGATTCTATCCCTTCTATGGAAAGCCGGTGGCTTCGTTCACCGATGACGTCCTGCCGTTCCGCGAGGCGTTCGACGAAGATCTCGCATCTCTGGAATCGAGTATTCTCAGCATCGGAGAAACCGCGCAAATGGCGGAAGCGGGCGAGTCGTTTTTGATGCGGCACTTCCCGGAGGGGGATCCGAAAGCGATAGCGGCCGGACGAATTGTTGCACAGATTCAGGAGGATACTTCCATCCTGAGAGTGGAGGATCTGGCGGAGAAGGTTAATCGGAGCACCCGTACACTGCAGCGTCAATTTCGTCGGTACATCGGCGTCAGTCCCAAGTGGGTGATCCAGCGCTACCGTCTGCACGAAGCCGCCGAGAAGATGGCAAACGGACGCGCTGATCACTGGCCAGCGCTGGCGGTGGATCTAGGCTATTTCGACCAGGCGCATTTTATCCGGGATTTTAAGACGATTGTGGGGCAAACGCCGGCGGAGTATGCGAAAACGCTGTAA
- a CDS encoding DUF4981 domain-containing protein — MKFLKGSFVPFLVIIFAFGHQSIQAQFSLAEFPDWENPTVIGINKEPAHAEFVPHPDIESALADVGPEYNSVYHQSLDGQWKFHWAENPAKRPVDFYREDFDVSAWAEITVPGTWQLQGYDYPIYANSRYPVESLMDGLKPPRAPREYNPVGSYRQTFTVPSDWEGRQTLIHFEGVKSAFYIWVNGQKVGYSEGSMTAAEFDLTPYLKDGENSLAVEVYRWSDGSWLEDQDMWRFSGIYRSVYLFSKPYLHLQDFFVRGGLDDEYRDGTLQITADVRNNTDDSMRPATVEVYLYDPDGNQVGDGPVATSRTQHGMASGVLTQAILETTIENPKKWTAETPNLYTVILVLKDSDGKIKEVARTNTGFREIEIRDKMFLVNGEEVKLKGTNVHDHDPVSGRTVRYEMMVKDVKLMKRHNLNAVRMAHYPHDRRYYDLFDKYGLYVIDEANVESHGISFRRNVLPGSDPLWEDAVLDRARSMVEANKNHPSVVIWSMGNEAGNGENIAQMASWVRTADPSRPIHYQHMNYIADMNSYMYPPVDGTQRIINDPEIPRPIILCEYVHSMGNSTGNLDEYMELMANNTNFIGAFIWDWVDQGLRKESEDGTWFWAYGGDYGDEPNDGNFGFNGVIFPDRTPQPALQKVKYSYQYVNFGASDLRTGRIWIANNYDFLNLNQFELRWSLNEDGKSIQSGTIDTLDVEPGGFMGLKLPIESPEYEPGREYWLNVSLHLKTGNKWADVGYKMAWEQMEMPYAVPAAPAITPDNSLSLQVNQTEDVVTVSNDNFEIKISNDDGALSKYEYGGNSLISGRLTPNFWRAMTDNDEAGWEDELDPWRKAGANRSVNSVEVTESGDNRAEVTVEGTIPVGETTFKTVYTILSNGAVQVDQTVTPLGADIPSYTPRIGMNLRIDKSYETMTWYGRGPYENYWDRKIGITVGEYSGAIDSLWVNYPYPQENGNRDDVRWAAFAKDDGTGFLAVAADRINVSVWPYTVEDLQEAKHINELPRREFYTVNLDYKQQGVGGTNSWSERARALSEYRLPTSESYNYTFYLQPYSKEMGELRDVANYRFPEE; from the coding sequence ATGAAATTCCTCAAAGGTTCATTCGTGCCCTTTTTGGTTATTATTTTTGCTTTTGGCCACCAATCCATACAGGCACAGTTCTCTCTGGCAGAATTCCCCGACTGGGAAAACCCTACGGTCATCGGAATCAATAAGGAGCCGGCGCATGCGGAATTTGTCCCGCATCCGGATATCGAGTCGGCGCTGGCGGATGTTGGCCCGGAGTATAACTCGGTCTATCATCAGTCATTGGATGGCCAGTGGAAATTTCACTGGGCGGAGAATCCCGCAAAGCGTCCGGTCGATTTTTACAGAGAAGATTTTGACGTCAGCGCCTGGGCCGAGATCACCGTCCCCGGTACATGGCAGCTGCAGGGCTACGATTATCCTATCTATGCGAACAGCCGGTATCCGGTGGAGTCGCTCATGGATGGACTCAAGCCGCCGCGAGCTCCGCGCGAGTACAATCCCGTGGGATCGTACCGACAAACGTTCACTGTTCCCAGCGATTGGGAGGGGCGTCAGACTCTGATCCACTTCGAGGGCGTCAAGAGCGCTTTTTACATCTGGGTGAACGGGCAAAAGGTCGGCTATAGCGAGGGGAGCATGACCGCCGCGGAATTCGATTTGACCCCGTATCTGAAGGATGGCGAAAACTCACTGGCGGTGGAGGTGTATCGCTGGTCGGACGGTTCCTGGCTGGAGGATCAGGACATGTGGCGATTCAGCGGTATCTATCGGAGCGTCTACCTGTTCTCCAAACCGTATCTGCACCTGCAGGACTTTTTTGTCCGTGGCGGCCTTGATGACGAGTATCGGGACGGGACGCTCCAAATCACCGCCGACGTTCGGAACAATACTGATGATAGCATGCGACCGGCAACCGTGGAAGTATACCTCTACGATCCGGATGGCAACCAGGTTGGCGACGGCCCGGTAGCCACATCTCGAACCCAGCACGGAATGGCGTCCGGAGTGCTTACACAAGCGATTCTGGAAACGACCATTGAGAATCCGAAAAAATGGACAGCCGAAACGCCGAATCTCTATACGGTGATCCTGGTGTTGAAGGACAGCGACGGAAAAATCAAAGAGGTGGCGCGTACCAACACCGGTTTCCGGGAGATCGAGATCCGGGATAAGATGTTTTTGGTGAACGGTGAGGAAGTGAAACTCAAGGGCACCAATGTCCACGATCACGATCCGGTCTCCGGGAGAACCGTCAGGTATGAGATGATGGTGAAGGACGTCAAGCTAATGAAACGCCACAACCTGAACGCGGTGCGGATGGCTCACTATCCCCATGATCGGCGGTATTATGATTTATTCGATAAATATGGGTTGTACGTGATTGATGAAGCCAATGTGGAATCCCACGGGATTTCGTTTCGCCGGAATGTCCTCCCTGGAAGCGATCCTCTCTGGGAAGATGCCGTATTGGATCGCGCCCGGAGTATGGTGGAGGCCAATAAAAACCATCCTTCTGTTGTGATTTGGTCGATGGGGAATGAGGCGGGGAACGGCGAAAATATCGCACAGATGGCCTCCTGGGTTCGGACGGCCGATCCGTCCCGTCCGATTCACTACCAGCACATGAACTATATCGCCGATATGAATAGTTACATGTATCCTCCGGTTGACGGCACTCAACGGATAATCAACGATCCGGAGATCCCGCGCCCCATCATTCTTTGCGAATACGTGCATTCCATGGGTAATTCCACGGGGAATCTGGACGAGTACATGGAGCTAATGGCGAACAACACCAATTTTATCGGCGCCTTCATCTGGGATTGGGTGGATCAGGGACTCCGGAAGGAGAGTGAAGATGGGACTTGGTTCTGGGCGTACGGCGGCGATTACGGCGATGAACCCAACGACGGCAACTTCGGATTCAACGGCGTAATCTTCCCGGACAGAACTCCCCAGCCGGCGCTGCAAAAGGTGAAGTATTCCTACCAGTATGTGAATTTCGGCGCCAGTGATTTAAGAACCGGCCGGATCTGGATCGCCAATAATTACGACTTTCTCAATCTGAACCAATTTGAACTCCGGTGGTCGCTAAACGAGGACGGCAAATCCATCCAGTCCGGAACTATCGATACGTTGGACGTGGAACCCGGCGGGTTTATGGGATTGAAACTGCCCATCGAATCTCCGGAATATGAGCCGGGCCGGGAGTACTGGCTGAACGTCAGCCTGCACCTGAAAACGGGTAATAAGTGGGCTGATGTGGGATACAAGATGGCCTGGGAGCAGATGGAGATGCCGTACGCTGTTCCGGCAGCGCCAGCGATTACTCCGGACAACAGTTTGTCATTACAGGTGAACCAAACCGAAGATGTGGTGACCGTTTCCAATGACAATTTCGAAATAAAAATTTCCAATGATGACGGGGCACTTTCAAAGTATGAATACGGCGGCAATAGTCTGATAAGCGGGCGGCTCACACCAAATTTTTGGCGCGCCATGACCGACAACGACGAGGCCGGCTGGGAGGATGAACTCGATCCGTGGCGGAAAGCTGGCGCGAACAGGAGTGTCAACAGTGTGGAAGTGACTGAATCCGGTGACAACCGTGCTGAAGTCACTGTCGAGGGCACCATTCCGGTGGGCGAGACGACCTTCAAAACTGTTTATACGATATTGAGTAACGGCGCAGTACAGGTTGACCAAACAGTCACACCCCTCGGTGCAGATATTCCGTCGTACACTCCCAGAATTGGAATGAATCTTCGCATTGATAAAAGCTATGAAACCATGACCTGGTACGGTCGCGGTCCGTATGAGAACTACTGGGATCGCAAAATCGGGATCACCGTTGGGGAATACTCCGGCGCCATCGACTCCCTGTGGGTGAATTACCCGTATCCCCAGGAGAACGGGAACCGGGATGACGTCCGCTGGGCGGCGTTTGCCAAGGATGATGGCACAGGATTTCTCGCTGTCGCCGCAGACCGGATCAACGTCAGCGTCTGGCCGTACACCGTGGAAGATCTGCAGGAGGCGAAGCACATCAACGAACTGCCGCGCCGGGAATTTTATACCGTCAACCTGGATTATAAGCAGCAGGGTGTCGGCGGTACCAACTCCTGGTCTGAACGTGCCAGGGCATTATCGGAATATCGGCTGCCGACGAGCGAGAGTTACAATTACACGTTCTACCTGCAGCCGTATTCCAAAGAGATGGGCGAGCTGCGGGACGTGGCGAATTATCGGTTTCCGGAGGAATGA
- a CDS encoding SRPBCC family protein: MNSNTTTSNNQDTSEREIVLTREFDAPREQVFDAWTSPDKIGQWWGPDGFTTTTHSMDFREGGVWDFVMHGPDGTDYKNYIKYTEIVKPKWLSYEHGEEVEQGPLFHGMVIFEDLGGKTRLTFRTLFPTKEARDKNVEENGAIEGGKQTLNRLAEYLKKIS, translated from the coding sequence ATGAATTCAAATACAACTACCAGCAATAATCAGGATACCAGTGAACGGGAGATCGTTCTCACCCGTGAGTTCGATGCGCCGAGGGAGCAGGTATTCGACGCCTGGACGTCACCGGATAAGATCGGCCAATGGTGGGGGCCGGACGGCTTCACCACGACCACTCATTCCATGGATTTCAGGGAAGGAGGCGTCTGGGACTTCGTCATGCACGGCCCGGATGGCACGGATTACAAGAACTACATCAAATACACAGAAATCGTGAAGCCGAAATGGCTGTCGTATGAACACGGCGAAGAAGTTGAACAAGGACCGCTTTTCCACGGAATGGTGATATTTGAGGATCTGGGCGGTAAAACCCGGCTCACCTTTCGGACGCTTTTCCCAACGAAAGAGGCCAGGGACAAAAATGTTGAAGAAAATGGTGCCATCGAAGGTGGAAAGCAGACGCTGAACAGGCTGGCGGAGTATTTGAAGAAGATATCCTGA
- a CDS encoding dihydrofolate reductase family protein has translation MRKIIVLTFLSLDGVMQAPGSKGEDPSGDFDLEGWTVPYFDDVLGDEMGKQMTPPFDLLLGRKTYDIFASYWPHQNDNPFEEAKKYVVSNDDSLNTDWEGTIQIQDDVVAEIEKLKQQDGPTLQVHGSSNLIQTLFTNDLADELWLKIYPVTLGKGKRLFRDGTIPAAFELKDSKVSPSGVIIASYKRNGDVKTGSF, from the coding sequence ATGAGGAAAATAATAGTATTAACATTCCTATCCCTTGACGGCGTCATGCAGGCGCCCGGGAGCAAGGGCGAAGATCCCTCCGGCGACTTTGATCTTGAGGGGTGGACGGTGCCCTATTTTGACGATGTCCTGGGAGATGAAATGGGTAAACAGATGACGCCGCCCTTCGATCTGTTGCTGGGCAGAAAGACATACGACATCTTTGCCTCGTACTGGCCCCACCAGAATGATAACCCTTTTGAGGAAGCAAAAAAATATGTGGTCTCAAACGATGATTCCCTCAATACGGATTGGGAGGGAACAATTCAAATACAGGATGATGTGGTTGCTGAGATTGAGAAGTTAAAGCAACAAGATGGCCCCACACTGCAGGTCCACGGAAGCAGCAATCTCATCCAGACGTTATTTACAAATGACTTAGCCGACGAACTGTGGCTAAAGATATACCCGGTGACCCTCGGCAAGGGGAAGCGGTTATTTCGCGATGGAACCATCCCAGCAGCCTTCGAACTGAAGGACTCAAAAGTCTCGCCGAGTGGGGTCATAATCGCGTCCTACAAACGAAATGGAGACGTGAAAACTGGCTCTTTTTAA
- a CDS encoding SRPBCC domain-containing protein, whose protein sequence is MSNDKLQVETKGRELVLSRVFDAPKDLLFQMWSSCEHLSRWWGPKEWPMDECTMDFRVGGEWLYCLRGPNEGDESWGKAIYQEIDTPDKLVYKDYFTDSDGAVNNEMPEMRITVEFIAENGQTRMIETTLFDSPETRESVVEMGVVEGMNSSLDRLEERLAEIQ, encoded by the coding sequence ATGAGTAACGATAAATTACAGGTGGAGACAAAAGGCCGGGAACTGGTTTTAAGCAGAGTGTTCGATGCGCCGAAAGACCTTTTGTTTCAGATGTGGTCTAGTTGCGAGCATCTGAGTCGCTGGTGGGGACCGAAGGAGTGGCCCATGGACGAATGTACCATGGATTTCCGGGTAGGCGGCGAATGGTTATACTGTCTGCGCGGGCCAAATGAAGGGGATGAATCCTGGGGCAAGGCCATCTACCAGGAAATCGATACTCCGGACAAGCTTGTGTATAAAGACTACTTTACGGATAGCGACGGTGCGGTGAATAACGAGATGCCGGAAATGCGCATCACCGTGGAATTTATCGCGGAGAACGGTCAAACCAGGATGATTGAGACCACACTGTTCGACTCGCCTGAGACCCGCGAATCCGTTGTGGAAATGGGCGTGGTTGAAGGCATGAACAGCTCGCTGGATCGCTTGGAAGAACGCCTTGCGGAGATTCAATAA
- a CDS encoding metalloregulator ArsR/SmtB family transcription factor: MPQDTLSATFGALADPTRRAILANLTTGEKTVSELAEPFDMTMPAVTKHLKVLEKANLIERSREAQYRPCRLHPEPLRDIDEWMEQYRRFFEGSFNRLDDYLERIQAKENKDE, encoded by the coding sequence ATGCCACAGGATACCCTCAGCGCCACCTTCGGAGCACTTGCAGATCCAACTCGCCGGGCCATATTGGCAAATTTGACTACAGGCGAGAAGACGGTCTCAGAGTTAGCCGAACCGTTCGACATGACCATGCCGGCGGTCACCAAACATCTCAAAGTGCTGGAGAAGGCAAACTTGATCGAACGCAGCCGGGAGGCACAGTATCGTCCGTGCCGGCTGCATCCGGAACCGCTCCGGGATATCGACGAGTGGATGGAGCAGTACCGGCGCTTCTTCGAGGGGAGTTTCAATCGGCTGGACGATTACCTTGAACGCATACAAGCAAAGGAGAATAAAGATGAGTAA
- a CDS encoding dihydrofolate reductase family protein, whose protein sequence is MSKTILYIAMSLDGYIAGPEADLSWLDQFNDDETGLPDFDSEKEDNPYAWELFFRSVGAIIMGRSTYDWEISHGYGDVHPLPKFVLTHRPPDKDVREKVTFTDEPIGVVLEKAKSITDKHIWVEGGGIVAQQFIEEGLLDEMILFVAPVLLGGGIRLFGESDSYKNFRLRKVRPLSGGLVQLEYTPINRSIQLH, encoded by the coding sequence ATGAGTAAAACCATCCTGTACATTGCCATGAGTCTGGACGGCTATATCGCCGGGCCGGAGGCGGATCTGTCGTGGTTGGATCAGTTTAATGACGACGAGACCGGTCTGCCAGATTTTGACTCAGAAAAGGAGGACAATCCGTATGCCTGGGAGTTGTTCTTCCGGAGTGTCGGCGCCATCATCATGGGGCGGAGCACCTACGACTGGGAGATCTCCCACGGCTACGGCGACGTGCATCCCCTGCCGAAATTCGTGTTGACGCATCGTCCGCCGGATAAAGATGTCCGAGAGAAGGTAACATTCACCGATGAGCCGATCGGAGTCGTCCTGGAGAAGGCGAAAAGCATCACCGATAAACACATTTGGGTCGAAGGCGGCGGCATCGTGGCTCAGCAGTTCATAGAAGAAGGCTTGCTCGACGAGATGATCTTGTTCGTCGCCCCGGTGCTGCTGGGCGGCGGAATCCGGCTGTTCGGGGAATCTGATTCCTACAAAAATTTCAGATTGCGAAAGGTCAGACCTCTCAGCGGCGGACTGGTGCAGCTGGAGTATACTCCCATTAATCGCAGTATACAACTCCACTGA
- a CDS encoding nuclear transport factor 2 family protein translates to MTNKEIAIDFLKRVSRGDVRPAYEEHVHPEFIHHNVYFKGDRESLLVGMEENAEEFPDKSYEALRALEDKDLVTVHGKVQLAADSIWAVIHIFRFEDGKIIELWEASQEKIEDSPNEHGLF, encoded by the coding sequence ATGACAAATAAAGAAATCGCCATCGACTTTTTGAAACGGGTCTCCAGGGGTGATGTCCGACCAGCGTACGAAGAGCACGTCCACCCGGAGTTCATTCACCACAATGTGTACTTCAAAGGTGATAGGGAATCCCTGCTGGTAGGTATGGAGGAAAATGCTGAGGAATTCCCGGATAAATCCTATGAGGCTTTGCGAGCGCTGGAAGACAAGGATCTGGTGACAGTTCATGGAAAAGTGCAACTTGCCGCCGATTCAATCTGGGCAGTAATCCATATCTTCCGGTTTGAAGACGGCAAGATCATCGAACTCTGGGAAGCGTCACAAGAAAAGATCGAGGATTCGCCAAACGAACACGGACTTTTTTAA
- a CDS encoding VOC family protein — MNTSKQKIIPHLWFDDQAEEAAEFYTSIFENSAIGNITHYVEAGQDVHGQEAGTVMTVEFEIEGYKMVGLNGGPHFTFNPSISFIVNCDTAEEVDALWENLNKGGKALMPLDSYPFSDRYGWTADKFGVTWQIMKSRSGFEQKIMPSLMFVNDQCGKAEEAIRFYTSVLDNSEVVNIAHYEENNEFQEKGTVMYADFRLEDQLFAAMDSAMEHDFTFNEAISLLVQCDSQDEVDHLWEQFTAEGQEQQCGWLKDKYGVSWQIVPKQLYSLLRDGDREKGKRVTEAMLQMKKIEIANLEKAYAEK, encoded by the coding sequence ATGAATACATCAAAGCAAAAGATCATTCCGCACCTTTGGTTCGACGATCAGGCCGAAGAGGCTGCGGAATTCTATACATCCATCTTCGAAAATTCTGCTATCGGAAACATCACCCATTATGTAGAAGCGGGACAGGATGTTCACGGCCAAGAGGCCGGAACAGTGATGACCGTCGAGTTCGAGATCGAGGGTTATAAAATGGTTGGACTGAACGGCGGTCCGCATTTTACGTTTAACCCGTCGATATCGTTTATCGTAAACTGTGATACTGCAGAAGAAGTGGATGCGCTCTGGGAAAATCTGAACAAGGGCGGTAAAGCCTTGATGCCGCTGGATTCCTATCCGTTCAGCGACCGGTATGGCTGGACGGCAGATAAATTCGGCGTGACGTGGCAAATAATGAAGTCCCGGAGCGGATTCGAGCAGAAAATCATGCCTTCCTTGATGTTCGTCAACGACCAGTGCGGCAAAGCCGAGGAAGCTATCCGGTTTTACACCTCGGTTTTGGACAATTCGGAGGTAGTCAACATTGCGCACTACGAAGAGAATAACGAGTTTCAGGAAAAAGGAACCGTGATGTACGCGGATTTCAGGCTGGAAGACCAGCTCTTTGCGGCGATGGACAGTGCCATGGAGCACGACTTCACCTTTAACGAGGCGATTTCGTTGCTCGTGCAGTGCGACTCCCAGGACGAGGTGGATCATCTTTGGGAACAATTCACGGCAGAAGGACAGGAGCAACAGTGTGGCTGGCTGAAGGACAAATATGGCGTCTCGTGGCAGATCGTGCCGAAGCAGCTGTATAGTTTGCTCCGGGACGGAGACCGGGAAAAGGGGAAACGGGTCACCGAAGCGATGCTTCAGATGAAGAAGATTGAAATTGCTAATCTGGAAAAGGCGTATGCGGAAAAATAG